A genomic segment from Alteribacillus bidgolensis encodes:
- a CDS encoding glycoside hydrolase family 32 protein yields MSKDKQLRLEADQNTAKHKSIVEQDPYRLHYHIMPPVGLLNDPNGFIQWKGTYHLFYQWMPFKTGHGAKFWGHYSSQDFVHWKHEEIALTPSEWYEKNGCYSGSAIEHDGKLYVFYTGNVKDDNGNRESYQCLAISEDGIHFEKKGPVIERLEGYTAHFRDPKVWEQDGQYFMVIGAQTKGLKGAVVLFQSENLVDWTHAGILTGGGEGILKEFGYMFECPDLFYLDGKDILVFSPQGLEPEGMKYQNVYQAGYVTGTFDPSSGTFEHGAFHELDHGFDFYAPQTTKDKKGRRILFAWMSVPDQNEQDHPTIKHQWLHNMTIPRELKCIGGKLYQVPVRELEGLRVNEAVEHRVELQQKNQQFEGVRGKAVELLAEDIIVSKGWFDISVGEAARMVYSSEQKIFTLERQSYVDGVVEKRHCRLDDLNNLHIFVDTSSIEVFINDGEHVFTSRFYPSPDNESIQFGASEKSCFTIKKWDLTRIF; encoded by the coding sequence ATGTCTAAAGATAAACAACTACGCTTGGAAGCTGATCAAAATACAGCCAAGCACAAATCGATTGTCGAACAAGATCCTTATCGGCTGCATTATCATATCATGCCGCCAGTCGGGCTGCTGAATGATCCGAATGGTTTTATCCAATGGAAGGGAACGTATCATTTATTTTATCAATGGATGCCCTTTAAAACAGGACATGGAGCAAAATTTTGGGGGCACTATTCTTCGCAGGATTTCGTTCATTGGAAGCATGAAGAGATTGCTCTTACCCCGTCCGAATGGTACGAGAAAAACGGCTGTTATTCTGGAAGCGCAATCGAACATGACGGAAAATTATATGTTTTTTATACGGGGAACGTAAAGGATGACAATGGCAATAGAGAATCCTATCAATGTCTTGCCATTTCTGAGGACGGTATTCATTTTGAGAAAAAAGGACCCGTGATCGAACGGCTAGAAGGGTATACTGCTCATTTTCGCGACCCAAAGGTTTGGGAACAGGATGGACAGTATTTCATGGTCATTGGTGCGCAAACGAAGGGGTTAAAAGGTGCGGTTGTCCTTTTTCAATCGGAAAATTTAGTAGATTGGACGCACGCTGGTATTTTAACTGGCGGCGGAGAAGGCATTTTAAAAGAGTTCGGTTATATGTTTGAATGTCCGGACCTTTTTTACCTGGATGGGAAAGATATATTAGTTTTTTCTCCTCAAGGGCTGGAGCCAGAAGGAATGAAATATCAAAATGTTTACCAAGCGGGTTACGTAACCGGAACCTTTGACCCAAGTTCAGGCACGTTCGAACACGGAGCCTTTCATGAGTTAGATCATGGTTTTGATTTTTATGCTCCCCAAACGACGAAGGATAAAAAAGGACGAAGAATACTGTTTGCCTGGATGAGTGTACCGGATCAAAATGAACAAGATCATCCAACCATTAAGCATCAATGGCTCCATAACATGACCATTCCTCGTGAATTAAAATGTATTGGCGGCAAATTGTATCAAGTCCCGGTCCGGGAGTTAGAGGGTTTGCGAGTCAACGAAGCGGTTGAACACCGTGTTGAATTGCAGCAGAAGAATCAGCAGTTCGAAGGTGTACGTGGGAAGGCTGTTGAACTATTGGCAGAAGATATTATTGTCTCAAAAGGATGGTTTGATATTAGCGTTGGAGAAGCTGCTAGAATGGTATATTCGAGCGAACAAAAGATTTTCACTCTTGAACGGCAAAGTTATGTAGATGGTGTCGTGGAAAAACGTCACTGCCGGCTCGATGATTTAAACAACCTGCATATCTTTGTTGATACTTCTTCTATTGAAGTTTTCATAAATGATGGGGAACACGTTTTTACTTCGCGTTTTTATCCTTCTCCCGACAATGAGAGCATTCAGTTTGGAGCCTCTGAAAAGAGCTGTTTTACGATCAAGAAGTGGGATTTGACTAGAATATTCTAA
- a CDS encoding sucrose-specific PTS transporter subunit IIBC yields the protein MNHRKVAEQLVRFLGGQNNVVSAAHCATRLRLVLEDESQVDTKAIEELDGVKGAFSSSGQYQIIFGTGTVNKVFAEFAPLAGISLEEEAKTETHGDAAKRKMNPFARFARTLSNIFVPIIPAIVAAGMLMGLLGLMNTYNWVDPESGLFVMLDMFSSASFIILPILIGYSSAKEFGGNVYLGAVIGGIMTHPELLNPWGLADAEPSTLDFFGFGVEMLGYQGTVIPVLLTVYIMSKLEKMLRKVVPNVVDLLLTPFLTVILTGFVALLVVGPAGRALGEGITSVLDVVYGTAGPIAGFIFGGLYSTIVLTGVHHSFHAIEAELLAKAGGNFLLPIWAIANVAQGGATLAVFFRTKNKKTKEIAIPAAVSAFLGITEPAIFGVNLKHRRPFIGAAIGGALGGSYVVFTQVMANGIGLTGIPMFAIAQDPLNYGIAFVIGVAGAFIATLLLGWKEETK from the coding sequence ATGAATCATCGTAAGGTTGCTGAACAATTAGTTCGGTTTTTAGGCGGTCAAAACAATGTGGTAAGCGCTGCCCATTGTGCTACTCGCCTTCGTTTAGTGTTGGAAGATGAAAGTCAAGTGGATACAAAGGCGATTGAAGAATTAGATGGAGTAAAAGGAGCTTTTTCGAGTTCTGGCCAGTATCAAATTATTTTCGGTACGGGAACAGTGAACAAGGTGTTTGCCGAATTTGCTCCGCTTGCAGGAATTTCTTTAGAAGAAGAAGCGAAAACGGAAACGCATGGTGATGCGGCCAAGCGAAAAATGAATCCATTCGCCCGTTTTGCCAGGACGCTTTCCAATATTTTTGTACCGATTATTCCGGCGATTGTTGCTGCTGGTATGTTAATGGGGCTGCTTGGATTAATGAATACGTATAACTGGGTCGATCCTGAAAGCGGTCTCTTCGTAATGCTCGACATGTTTTCATCTGCTTCCTTTATTATTTTGCCTATATTAATTGGCTACAGTTCAGCTAAAGAGTTTGGCGGGAATGTGTATTTAGGGGCAGTTATTGGCGGTATTATGACTCACCCCGAGCTGCTTAATCCGTGGGGATTGGCTGATGCGGAACCGTCAACTCTCGATTTTTTTGGGTTTGGCGTTGAGATGCTCGGTTATCAGGGAACGGTTATTCCGGTATTATTAACCGTTTATATTATGTCAAAGCTGGAGAAAATGCTCCGCAAAGTGGTGCCAAATGTCGTTGACTTGCTTTTAACTCCATTCCTGACGGTTATATTAACCGGTTTCGTGGCGCTGTTGGTCGTCGGCCCGGCTGGACGTGCGCTTGGTGAAGGAATTACATCTGTCTTAGATGTGGTGTACGGCACAGCCGGGCCAATTGCCGGTTTTATATTCGGAGGACTATATTCAACGATCGTTCTAACCGGTGTTCACCACAGTTTCCATGCTATTGAAGCTGAATTGTTGGCAAAAGCCGGCGGGAACTTTTTGCTGCCGATCTGGGCGATTGCAAACGTGGCCCAAGGCGGCGCGACACTTGCTGTATTTTTTAGAACGAAAAATAAAAAGACGAAAGAAATCGCTATTCCGGCAGCTGTTTCTGCGTTTCTTGGAATAACAGAACCGGCAATCTTTGGTGTTAATTTAAAACACCGCCGTCCTTTTATTGGAGCGGCTATTGGCGGTGCTCTTGGCGGATCTTATGTTGTGTTTACGCAAGTCATGGCCAATGGGATTGGGTTAACCGGTATTCCGATGTTTGCGATTGCTCAGGATCCATTAAACTATGGCATTGCTTTTGTAATAGGAGTGGCTGGTGCTTTTATTGCAACACTTTTACTCGGCTGGAAAGAAGAAACAAAATAA
- a CDS encoding PRD domain-containing protein: MRIFRILNNNAVVVIDGPQEKIVMGKGIAFQKRKNDIIPKHKIEKIFVLHKQSSEKFQQLLATLPEKHVDMAERIISYAEGHLKAPLNDHIHIALTDHLSFALERLEQGFAIQNKLTNEIKFLYKKEFEVGLWAKEELKKDLGIDIPLDEVAHIALHVHTAKMDSPSMSEALETATILRDFIEQVETFAGITIEESSINYQRLVTHIRFALHRLEQEQPFEPIDEDMLALIKEKYQKAYQCSEAAAAFLKETYHIDFPPSEVGYIALHIQRLL, encoded by the coding sequence ATGCGTATTTTCAGAATCTTAAACAATAATGCGGTCGTTGTCATCGATGGCCCGCAAGAGAAAATTGTGATGGGGAAAGGTATTGCTTTTCAAAAAAGAAAAAATGATATTATCCCAAAACATAAAATAGAAAAGATTTTTGTTCTGCATAAACAGTCTTCGGAAAAGTTTCAGCAATTGTTAGCTACGCTGCCGGAAAAACATGTAGACATGGCAGAACGAATTATTAGTTATGCAGAAGGACACTTAAAGGCGCCACTCAATGATCATATTCACATTGCCTTAACCGATCATCTTTCTTTCGCGTTAGAAAGGCTTGAACAAGGGTTTGCCATCCAAAATAAACTAACCAACGAAATTAAATTCCTCTATAAAAAAGAATTTGAAGTTGGCCTCTGGGCAAAGGAAGAATTAAAAAAAGATCTTGGGATTGATATTCCTCTCGATGAAGTTGCGCATATTGCGCTTCACGTCCATACAGCGAAAATGGATAGTCCATCCATGAGCGAGGCCTTGGAAACGGCGACCATCTTGCGTGATTTTATTGAGCAAGTAGAAACATTTGCAGGCATAACGATTGAAGAATCCAGTATTAATTATCAAAGGTTAGTGACACATATACGTTTTGCCCTCCATCGTCTCGAGCAGGAACAACCGTTTGAGCCAATAGATGAGGACATGCTGGCTCTTATTAAAGAAAAATATCAAAAGGCTTATCAATGTTCTGAGGCTGCAGCAGCCTTTCTAAAAGAAACCTATCATATTGATTTTCCACCATCTGAGGTGGGGTATATTGCTTTGCATATTCAGCGCTTACTGTAA
- a CDS encoding sigma-70 family RNA polymerase sigma factor, which translates to MNHSLGIPFEEVAKDFTPLVLGMIKRLRIYKNTEEYTHIGFIALWKAYTQYDPDKGTFSTFAYTYVRGEMLAQLRKEARYEERYELSAFEQNTEPAAPDSESIEQGMNSISPYLEELSPRERDWVIEYIVYGRGITEIAEKHNVAPSSVKTWRKNALKKLRHVFTKTNCH; encoded by the coding sequence TTGAACCACTCTTTAGGCATCCCCTTTGAAGAAGTAGCCAAAGACTTTACCCCGCTAGTATTAGGAATGATCAAACGTTTAAGAATTTACAAAAACACCGAAGAATACACCCACATTGGCTTTATCGCCCTTTGGAAAGCATATACACAATACGACCCCGACAAAGGAACCTTTTCCACCTTTGCCTATACGTATGTAAGAGGAGAAATGCTCGCACAATTACGAAAAGAAGCAAGATACGAAGAGCGCTATGAATTAAGCGCCTTTGAACAAAACACTGAACCAGCCGCTCCCGACAGCGAAAGCATTGAGCAGGGGATGAATAGTATCTCTCCGTATTTAGAGGAATTAAGCCCGAGAGAACGCGACTGGGTGATTGAATATATCGTGTACGGAAGGGGCATTACCGAGATAGCGGAAAAACATAACGTCGCACCATCTTCGGTGAAAACGTGGCGAAAAAACGCATTAAAAAAGCTTCGTCATGTTTTCACCAAAACCAACTGTCATTAA
- a CDS encoding SGNH/GDSL hydrolase family protein, which yields MKRFFLGLIMLLLIAVSVYGKWHYDQKVADTVNNTVSSVSKSESEGKATAAEDKGDTEASLKTMLAGAEEGFADQMRSTVGEGESLTIVAAGSDVVHAQAGESFPALFVQDLKEKYRTDQIELKVVHFGNQTSLDVMSNQEAEQIAALEPDIFIYSPLVLNDDGSVSIDDTLYSLNDMVETVENENPGAAIYIQPPQPMYEAEYYVSRIQQLQDEIAASDNLTYINHWESWPITDDEALPTFVENSQPTAAGHTLWAEHLFTFFTTESAAE from the coding sequence GTGAAGCGTTTTTTCTTAGGACTTATTATGTTGCTTCTTATTGCTGTTAGCGTGTACGGTAAATGGCATTATGATCAAAAAGTCGCTGATACGGTAAACAATACGGTTTCGTCCGTTTCAAAGAGCGAGAGTGAAGGGAAGGCCACTGCTGCTGAGGATAAAGGGGATACCGAAGCATCCTTGAAAACGATGTTAGCTGGAGCAGAAGAGGGTTTTGCTGATCAAATGCGCAGTACGGTGGGAGAAGGTGAATCATTGACCATAGTGGCTGCTGGTTCGGATGTGGTACATGCTCAAGCAGGAGAAAGTTTTCCGGCCCTCTTTGTACAAGACTTGAAAGAGAAGTATCGAACCGATCAAATCGAATTAAAAGTCGTCCATTTTGGCAATCAGACCTCGTTAGATGTGATGAGTAATCAAGAGGCAGAGCAAATTGCTGCGTTAGAGCCGGATATTTTTATTTACAGCCCGCTTGTTTTAAATGATGATGGGAGCGTCAGTATCGACGATACCCTGTACAGTTTGAATGACATGGTGGAGACGGTTGAAAATGAAAACCCAGGTGCGGCCATTTATATCCAGCCGCCACAGCCCATGTATGAAGCGGAGTATTATGTAAGTCGCATACAGCAATTACAAGATGAGATAGCTGCTAGTGATAATCTTACGTATATCAACCATTGGGAAAGCTGGCCGATCACAGATGATGAAGCCCTTCCAACGTTTGTTGAAAACTCCCAGCCGACCGCAGCAGGACACACACTATGGGCCGAGCATCTCTTTACTTTCTTCACCACTGAATCAGCAGCGGAATAA